A window of the Gossypium hirsutum isolate 1008001.06 chromosome A03, Gossypium_hirsutum_v2.1, whole genome shotgun sequence genome harbors these coding sequences:
- the LOC107887809 gene encoding uncharacterized protein: MDLDGTTTDDVESNASAPAEGIAPVESEPVSMGQGEKTREAYLQMMDACKYAQECISTEATMCKRIEDGLNEDIRVFVGILEIREFVVLVERVCKKELCGRSHFGECRVNERGCFKCGSLDHFIRDCPEIDDKEKKQDVRASSAPLRDRPQKNLGSGASSRGVTRDAVARSKGRAPERTYAIHAREEAESPDVITVNCGKKFIELKCEDGNILWVGPGDLDKSPVEELPGLPPVREVEFGIEFVVFFIDAILIYLCNESEHAEQLRTVLQTLRDKQLYARFSKREFWLIELGFLGHIVLGDGIRVDTSKVSAIVEWKPPRNVTEANVDTDALSRKSLFSLRALNTQLTVSNDGSILAKLRARPTFLQEIREAQEGNKKLQAKRNQCESEIEADFRISTDECIMFKDRIYVPKDNELMQKILNEAHGGCSSVHLVRTNYSLEKLADLYVSEIVRLHGLLLSIVLDRDRRFTSRFWK; the protein is encoded by the exons atggatcttgaTGGAACCACTacggatgacgtggaaagtaatgcgtcGGCTCCCGCAGAAGGGATAGCTCCAGTAGAGAGTGAGCCCGTGAGTATGGGCCAAGGCGAAAAGACTAGGGAAGCCTACCTccaaatgatggatgcttg CAAGTATGCACAGGAATGCATATCCACTGAAGCTACCATGTGTAAAAGGattgaggatggcctcaatgaagatatccGAGTATTTGTGGGCATTTTAGAaataagagaatttgtggtacttgtcgagagAGTGTGCAAGAAGGAGCTG TGCGGTAGAAGCCATTTTGGTGAGTGCCGAGTGAATGAAAGAGGttgttttaagtgtggatcattagaccactttattcgagattgcccCGAAATTGATGACAAGGAGAAAAAGCAAGATGTAAGGGCGAGTAGTGCTCCTTTGAGAgatagaccacaaaagaacctgGGCAGTGGAGCTAGTAGCAGAGGTGTGACTAGAGATGCTGTGGCTAGGTCAAAGGGCAGAGCGCCTGAGAGGACTTATGCCATTCATGCCCGTGaggaggcagagtctcccgacgtgattactg tgaaCTGTGggaagaaatttattgagttaaaGTGTGAAGATGGGAATATTCTTTGGGTTGGACCAGGTGACTTGGATAAATCGCCTGTG GAAGAGTTGCCCGGATTACCTCCAGtgagagaagttgagtttggtatcga GTTCGTCGTTTTTTTTATCGATGCCATATTGATTTATTTGTGTAATGAGAGTGAGCACGCGGAGCAgttgagaactgtgttgcagaccttgaGGGATAAGCAACTTTATGCCAGGTTTAGTAAGAGAGAGTTTTGGCTCATCGAGCTcggatttctaggacacattgtgttggGTGACGGAATCAGAGTTGACACAAGTAAGGTCTCAGCTATTGTGGAATGGAAACCGCCGAGAAATGTAACAGAG gcaaatgtagaCACCGACGCATTGAGCAGGAAGTCGTTGTTTTCCTTGAGAGCCTTGAACACTCAGTTGACGGTATCTAATGACGGTTCGATCTTAGcaaagttgagagctagaccaactTTTCTCCAAGAAATCCGAGAAGCTCAGGAAGGCAATAAGAagttgcaagccaagagaaatcAGTGTGAATCAGAAATTGAAGCGGATTTTCGTATCAGTACCGATgaatgtataatgttcaaagatagaattTACGTgcccaaagacaatgaacttatgcagaagattttgaatgaggcaCACGGTGGTTGTTCATCTGTTCACCTGG TGCGTACCAATTACTCCCTTGAAAAATTGGCCGACTTGTATGTTTCcgagattgtgaggcttcatggtTTGCTGTTATCGATTGTTTTAGATCGAGACCGAAGAttcacctcgaggttttggaaataG